TGCAGGGGACAAagtaagacttttttcttttaaactcctgAAGTTTGCTGTTACAGCAGCATCTAAGGGATGAAATATAGGTCTTGGGGGCTTGCTGTTACAAGTTGTTCAAAACTCATAactgtgagagagaaccctgtcTCACCTACTTCTTCCCAATCTCAAAATCTACCAGTGTACCTCATGGAAAAAATGCAGCAGTTGGCATAGTCAAATTTGTTCAGAAGGTAACGCTGAGGGAAGAACTGTGTCTCTTCATCTGCTGAGATGATGTCAGCTGGCGTTGGCTACATAGGTATTTGAAAAAGATAGAGAGTCAGTTTTCCAAGTTTTTCCAACGTGGAAAAATCTATGTGTGGAGGTTCTTGAAACTGCTGGAGCATAAAACAAATTACATATGTGGGAAGGTTGAATTAGATTTGTTATGctaatagcaattaaaaaaagtcaattaaGTTGACTCAGTGGATTCTCTTTAACAGAACTGAAGTTCTAATGGTTGCTTAGAGGTGAGCAGAGATGACTATGAAAAGATGTTAATTTGTTTTGAGGACACACACATTAATATGCATTTTAGTAAGTTGCTCAATTGTTAGCATATTTTAAGTGCCTAACATATCTTGAAGTCTTTGCCCTTAGTATGtaacaggggttttttttgcctgttgCTACTGCAATATTGCGTACTTGAGGGTTTTCTTCTTTgattggattttttgtttgtaaaaaacTTAGGCACAGTAAAGAACAAAGTCAACAAAGTTTTGCAATAAAATGTCATATATTATGATAAAAGGTAACACAACTAAGCCCAGATCTGACTTTTAAGTCTTGCATATTAGAATGAGAGTGGAAAACTGTTCTGTTGTGTACCTTCTTAATTGGGTGTTCATGCTGGGCAAGAAACAGTAGTAAAATGCTCCCTTCAAGTTCTAAATTATCATGCACTGTTTTGACTCTGTTCCTTTTCTAGTTCAAAGAAATAAGCTTTGCCTATGAAGTATTGTCAAATCCAGAGAAACGTGAGTTATATGATAGATATGGAGAACAGGGTCTTCGAGAAGGTAGCGGTGGAAGCAGTGGAATGGACGATATTTTCTCCCATATCTTTGGTGGTGGATTGTTCAATTTCATGGGTGGTCAGAGTAGAAGTCGTAATggtagaagaagaggagaagataTGATGCATCCACTCAAGTGAGTATCTTGATCCTGCAGTTTGTACTTTCAAGCTTTCCTGATCAATACTTGACTCTGCTAGTTTATGTTCTTGATACACTTCTCAGTTGAGAGATTCTGCAGTCTGCACCTACTTTTCAGACCTGCATGTTGTGTGTAGCCCAGAAGGCAGGCATCTTGAGTTACTTTTCATGATTGGATAATCTTATAGACCACCTAATACTTTGCTTTGCCTGGTTATTAGCCTGTATATACTTTGTTAGCAttattttccttggttttgctcCTTAATTATGTTTGGAAGTTCTAATCTGAAAAAACATTCAACAACCGAGTATTACTCATTATCTGGATTCTTAGGGAAGCAGAGGTACTAGGCTCTGGAAAGACTTAAGTTGACTTGCATTCATAGTGTAATATCAGCTGGAACTAAAGGTGAACTGCATAATTAATGGAAAAGTGTGTGTGGCGGGTTTTGTGTTTGtggggggctttttttgttgtgttttttttttttccccaagccatGCTTGAATATCACATCTAATTGTGTTTTGTAGATCTCTGCTTGCAGTCATGACTGGCTTTTTGCCTGCTGAGCAGGTCCTTTCTAAGTTCTTAAGTTAAGCTGCATCTTTCCTGTGGTTGGCAAATCGTGCTTAGTAAAGTCTGTTTACTTTTACATGCTTGCTTAGTTTAGTAGCTAGTACTGCACGCTGTTATTAattagctttggttttgttgttatttgaaAACACTGATGCCAGGCAACCTTTTCTCAATACATTGAGTTGAAATTTCTATCCACTAACAAACCCTTTTAGGAGAAACACTAAACGTGTTCATAAACTTCTATCAATATATGAAGGTTATTGGAGTTTGATAGTGTATTCAAAAGCttctaaaaaaaatagaaacatgaaCAAATCTGAAGAATTAAGTGGCCTTGGGGACACGTTAACCCCTCCTCACTAAACTATCTCATGTGGAAAGCCCAATACAGTAGTAAGTATTCTGCATGTATTCTTATGTATGCATGCTATAAATATTGTCAGGACTGTCTAGAGAGGTTTGTTTCTCACCTGCCTggtagaactaaaaaaaaaaaatcaactatgaCTATATAATAAAACCTAAAATGCTAAATCAGCTTGTTTCCTATTGAGAAACACAAACAATCCTATCTGGTTTCTTCTGATTAAATTACAGCCTTTCTCTGAAACTATGTTCAGGATTACATGTGTATATTCATATGTATGGAATAGTTTTTAATGACTCCTTGTGAAAGCTAAAACGGtgctttaaaatcttattttaataacagatttagtgtttttttaagatctgtttttctttaatttgtcctAGGTGAGTATTTTAATTACATGGGGAAAGTAAGTTTTTAAATGATAACCCAggagaaatgctttattttgtaGAGTCTCTTTAGAAGATCTGTATAATGGAAAGACAACTAAACTACAACTTAGCAAGAATGTCCTTTGTAGTGCATGTAATGGGTaagtttgtttatatttttgagTTCTCTGGTTGCTTTGTTGGCATATAGCATAATGAAGCATCTCCTATGTCAGATCTTTATCAGTATTTGACTTATTGGAGCCTGCTCTCAGGCTAGAAAATTGTTGAACTTGAATGATACTGTTGATGGAACTGCAACTATTCAAGGGCTTTgtttggggggaagggagagtAGAGAACCTAATTACAATTGGCAGTGCAATTAGGCATGTTAACCTACtgatgtaggggttttttttttttgttgttgtatgtTTCCGAAAAACTTACTTTTCATGCAACTGGTGCTTTCTATTCTaggcagggagggaaggctgGAGCTGTTCAGAAATGTAATGCTTGCCGAGGTAGAGGTGTACGTATCATGATCAGACAGCTGGCTCCTGGAATGGTTCAGCAGATGCAGTCTGTATGCTCTGACTGCAACGGAGAAGGTAGGCCAAGCTATTCTATGTTACTAAATGCATTTAGTTGCATTCAGCCTGCTGGTTAAATCTCAGGAGGAACTTATCCAGGACAGTTTTGCTCCCATCTAGTCAGTTGGGTCTCAATCTGATGTCAACATGGAGAAGTCATTTTACTTGGAACAACAGCAAGATTTAGAGTGTTTAATGTAGTGAAAAGCAGCCTGGAAGCTTGAACAGTAGGgattgattgttttttaaaaacacttagaTGTGAATATTACTTATTGCTATTAGTCTTGTGTTAAAGTAAAAACTAAGATTTTGTTGTTTTAGgagctttttgtctttttgtagTCTTCTAATATCCAAGGACAGGTTTAGGTTAAAAATGGAAACCTAAAGTTGGATTTTAACTTCTTCAATTTAAGAAGATACCTTTTGCTGAATTGGTTGTGTTTGGAGGAGCAAGTTCAGCACATGATCTGCATTTCATGTGATTCCTTTTTAGATCTTCTGCAGTTTGCAGAGTAGTAATGTCACCTTGTGGATGATTTTACTTTTCACAATACTCGGGAATTACAAAGAGTTGTATTTTGTGACTATTCAAAACATTTCGTAAATGATGTTGTCTTTGAACATCTTGTTTTCACAGTTTATGTACCTAACCTACATATTTAGTAGTTTCAACTGCATCATAATGTTATGCTTTGTTTCACAGGAAGGTGGTTTAAGCTGGCAAGTTTAATGTCTTAAGCCAAGTGCATCTACTTGTGGCATTTAGAGCAGTATTGGAAATAAGTACTGAAATTGTACAGTGCATGTGGCCTAATATTTTGGTTACTCTGTACAAAGACAATAGcttacttgaaaaataaagatgaagtaGAACAGAGAATTTAAGCTGTTTTGGGTAGTCATCCTTCAGTTTGCTGGGAAAAGTAATTGCCTTGCTAGAGGTGACGGCCAATGTGAAAAACTATTCAGTTTCAGAGTACAAAAGTGAAATCCCTTATGTGTCAGAAAATGTTAGATCCTTTCTGTGGGAAGACCTATATATTGCTCTTGCATGAAACTGTGATTTGACCAGCTATTTTCCCCCCATTTTGTATGCGAGACTCTCTAGTTCTACTGGCTGCATTTACATAGTACTTTGTTGTGGTGGTATACTGCAAGATGTGGCTGTCAATGAACAGAACCCAGTAATCCTCCTTTCACTGTTGTTAACAGAAGTGGAACTAAGCTTCCTAAATTCATTGAAATAGTTTGAAATTTGTATTCTGACTTTTAAGGGAGGGGAGATGCTTCAGTTTGGTTTTAGCTTCATCCTTTCTCTTATAGCTGTCATCCTCCAGCATAATAAGGAACGGAAaagtaggttgttttttttttttaagagtagtAAGTTGAGTGCTAAGGATACTGGAGTCAAATTAAGACTTAAGGAACACTGGGAGCTATAGacaaagttttgttttgcctttctctaAAGAACTCTCACTTTCCAAAATCCTTGATAAGACAGCTTGGAAGGTTATGTGTATCTTTGTATTgcctccccctcttctttttctcctccctcttccaACTAGGGTTAATTGAGCCTGGCTTTCCTCTTGTGAGGAGTTCATAAAGCAGCATCTAACTCAGTAGTTGTGTTGCATGTATTCTTCAGcctattttaaaacagtttttcttcagAATCGGATGCAATTATGAGGAAATCTCTGAACTCAGAATTTGTCTTTCTTTAGGTGAAGTAATTAATGAAAAAGACCGCTGTAAAAAATGTGAAGGGAAGAAGGTGATCAAAGAGGTAAAAATACTTGAAGTCCATGTAGACAAAGGCATGAAACATGGGCAAAGAATTACGTTCAGTGGAGAAGCAGATCAGGCTCCAGGTGTGGAACCAGGTGATATTGTCCTCTTACTCCAAGAAAAGGAGAATGAGGTAATGCTTTTGGGTTTATATTTTTGAATGCCTTTTATCCTAGTCTGTAATATTAAAGTGATATAGATGGCTGttcattttaaagtaattcaTATAGTTGCAGCTCTGGGAGAGATGGTGAATAGCTTTTAACAGATCTATAGCAAATAACATGGCTTTCATGGTGAGCCAGAAAAAACTTTGCAGGTCTGCAGCCAGAGGACGTGCAGATTCTGGTGCTTCCTAATGCTAATAAAAGGTAGCTTTCTCGAGTAAGCTCAGGCTGACACTGATACAGTGGACGCAGTGAAGAGCCATTCAGGATGTTAACTTCAATCTGCTTTGCTTGTGACACTAACAAAATGCTAGGTGTTTTTTCAATGTCTCGTGACATGGCAGGGAGCTCCTATTAAAATCCCCAGATGGTGCTTTCTATCTCTGCTACTGTGGTTGTGGAAATATAACACAGAATGCTGATGTTACTGATTcatttaacaaaacaaagaaacatggTTATTTTATACTAGTTTGTTAAGGCTTATGCTTACTGTATTCTGGAGTATATACATTGCACTTTTGAATTAAATATTGCaatttatctttttctgtgtTAAAACTCCCTTAGGGCAGAGTTGaggtgactgctttttttttgattgcttttgttTAGAAAGGCCAGGTATTACTATGATGAAATAGTTTGTGTGTTAATAGTCCGGAAAAAAGTGTTGGGGGGGAAGTTCTGTTGTGACAGAAAGAATAGCATTGGGTACAAATCTAAATTCCAGTCACATAGTAAGGATATAATTTGGTTATCTGAAAATTAGGTACTCTGTAAgcttttcaaagctgtgtcaaggACTGATAATTTGTCAATCAGTTTTGCATAGCTCTTTACACATTCTTCTCTACTGTCTTCTGTAATACTGGTTGAAATGTGGCATCATGGTTGATTTTGACTATAAGGGAGAAACAGTCTGTAAGCATACAGAAGTCAGATGTGCATGATGGCATCGAATTCCATATGGTGGATGCCACTTCTGTCTCAGTCTTCCAATGAACTACATCTAGTTTTACAGTATTAACAATTCTGAAAAATACTGTAACTTGAGTCCTACTGAGTAAAACTAGACTGACTTTTAGTGAAGCTTTTATTGTTCTTAAAATTTCCCTTGAGGTGGGAATCATGGTTCTGCCAGTGGATAAAGCTTACATTTATTCTGATTAAGAATCCTGAGTGATATGGCTTAAAGATCACTTATGACAGCTGTGGACTAATTGATCAAAACCCTGCTGTAGATAAAGTTAGCTGAAGCAGATATGCATGATGACTAGTGAAATGTTGAGAAACAAAGATGTGTTTTTGTAATCCGGTGCAGGGGAGGCAGTGTCAAACTGTAAGTTTTGTTTATAGGTTGCTTGTGTAGAAGATCTTGGGGGTAAGAGAGCGCTGCTGCCTTCTTGTTTAATTTGAACCTTACATCATAGTATATAGTGTGGTTTGCCTTATCTTAGATGACACTTCATCAGACACAAACTTTCCAAGCATGTTAAGCTATTTGAATTAACAGAATCAAGTTAACTTTGTACAAAGGCTGTTGCTCTGACATTGAATTTtaagaatgaattttaaataatgaGTCTTGTGGAGATAGGATTACAGGACTAGAAAAGATTATCTcctgtttttgttcttcaggtgTTCCAGCGGGATGGCAATGATTTGCATATGACACACAAGATTGGACTTGTTGAAGCACTGTGTGGATTTCAGTTCACATTTAAGCACCTTGATGGGCGTCAAATTGTGGTTAAATATCCTCCTGGAAAAGTAATTGAACCAGGTAAGCTTAAACTGATAAGGACTTCTTTGGCCATGCCTTTGTGATTCTTGAACACTTAATCCCATTCTTCTTGTGCTATTAACTGAACCTAGGCTAGAGAACTGAAGATAATTGTATAGAGAAAGATTTGTTCCTAAGTAGCACTCTCCAGCTTACTTCTCTTTGAATTACAGGTTGTGTTCGTGTAGTCAGAGGTGAAGGAATGCCACAGTATCGCAATCCTTTTGAGAAGGGGGATCTTTACATTAAATTTGATGTTCAGTTTCCTGAAAATAACTGGATTAGCCCAGAAAAGCTTTCAGTAAGTAGTTTTTCAAGCATAAATGTGGTGGTCTTATTTGACAGTATATGCAAAATGTGTGTGTTGTACCTCACGTGCTTGCTTCCAGTGCTTAAATTTAGATGCAAGTACAACTGTTCTTTTAACGTTGTTTATGGGCAACATGTAACTTGAAAATACCCATTGGAATATGGATTTATGGAACCTGTATTTAAGAGCTGTGCAGATGGTGGGCAGacgagggcaggaggaagaatcTTCCTGCTGCTGTGTGATAAGTTTTCAAAGTGCAACTGTATTTACTGATTGCACTTTTGGCTGATGGTGTGTGGAGCTGTTGGTTTTCTTTAAGTGGTGTCTTCCAGTTGATACAAATACTTTGGATACGTTTAAATGAGTATGCACTTCAGGTTTTACATCAGCTTAAACTTCTAAACAAAACCTGCTCTGAGAGGGAGTCTTGAAATTGTGGGAAACTGGTCACTTTATTTAGCAGTTTTAGATGCAGTACTGAATACACTTCTTTTTTTGGGACAGGAACTTGAAGATCTTCTGCCAGCTAGACCAGAATTTCCCAATGTAATTGGTGATGCAGAAGAGGTAGATCTTCAGGAATTTGATACCACTCGTGGTTCAGGTGGTGGCCAGAGACGTGAAGCTTATAATGATAGTTCTGATGAAGAAAGCAGCCATCATGGACCTGGGGTACAGTGTGCCCATCAGTAAACGTTTGTCTAAAAAGTTGCACAaggattttctttcaaattttgccTGACTTGTTTTCAACAATCCAGCTGGATTGTGTAAGTAATCCAGATGAACCAATGGACATCTATTGCTGTATGTGTAACTTTTAAATTGGTCTATAGTATCTACAGAGTGTAATTTAAACTAACCACAAGCTTACATCTTCATTTTGACTGTGTAGCAGAATAAAGCACTTGAAAGGAAGACGAGACTCCTTTTCACATGGGTTTTAAGTTTGTCCTCGTATCTGTGCTTGATTTTTACCAGTTTTGTGTAGATTTtaagtttcatattttaaattcaaattctaCATTGTAAAGTTTGTGTACAATTTGTCCTGAGGCTTGGTATTTGGCTGCACCTGCATAAGCTGCTACAAGTAGAATAAAGAATTTCATAGCCTGTATCTATCATCTAGATGCATGGTAAATGGGCTTTGCACATAATGGGTTTAGAGCTGACTGGGAACAATGGAAGACTAAATTAGAAGTGGTTGTAAGTTTTTTCTACCATCTTGTGAACGgtttctgaaattaaataaaagcagttggTGTATAATATATTTCTTTTGCCTTGTAACTCTTACTTTTCCAGTGGCTTTAACTATTCTGTGTACGAAGAGACTGTAGATGATAGACATTTTATAAACACAGGGAGGCTGAAGCTGCTTTAAGACTAGGTTGCAGTTAGGTAACAATTGTGTGGCACATAAAAGTGTTTTCTTGAAATGAGATAGGGCTAAATGGGCATGGGGAAGGCTACAGCCATGTCCCCTTTGTATGAAGAAAACAAGGATATCTGAGTCCAATCAGAAGGTAACAAAACCTTTTAAATGAAGCTGATTAAATCCCAAAATAATGGCATCTTTCTCTTAGCCTTTGAATCCAATTCAAAGCCTGATTCAGCCTGACTTCCTAGAGAAAtgtttccagttttaaaaaagctttgtaaaaatgAACATTATGCCTGGCAACTTGTGGTTGCATTAACGCAGTTTGTAAAAAGATTGAGATTAGTATTGTACCTGACAAAAATTTTTGACCTGGAAACATACTAAATGTAGATGGTTTTGTTACTTTTCCAGTAGTTTGCACTTTCTGTTTTAGGTATTAAGACATTAAGTTCTCCAGCTTCAGTTCTGTTCCTTTTTATGTACTTTTAATTGGTAAAAATAccacaacaaagcaaaaatgtgcCCTTAAATAATTATCAGGTACAGTTAGTTATCTAAGCATTTTGTTACAATGTTTAAGGAACTGTGCATGAATTTTGGTTGGTAAGCTGCTTCTCTGTAGTAAGGCTTCTCTCCCTGTTGAAGCGAGGAAGTTGAAAGATGCCTCTACTTTTCTTTACAAATCTGAAGTGTGACTTGTTTAATTATTGCTCAGATAGTTGTTGACACTTCACCAATGAGGTTGGAGGGACAAACTCCAAGAGTTTCCATGTGCTTGGGCAGTCATTGGCATTTGAGTGTTGCTGAACATCCTTGTTATAGACTCTTAAAACTGAAGCAAGAATAAATACTGTTTGACCTGTATTTCAGTATTGACTTCTTATGCTGTGGCATTCTCATCTAGtgaatctttattttcatttattaaaacttCAGGTTGCTTTTCATGAAGCCATGGTTATATACTGATCCTTTCTTCTGATTCATTTCTCCAAGTCGTCATCTTAACCTGTAATGCTTAAACAATTAAAACACCTGTCTTCTGCTTTTAAGTAATAGCTTTAGGATTTACCTCCTTGGAAAACAAGAGTATGTACTCTAAACTTTTTATCTCATTACTTTCAAATTGCCTTTTTGCGGGGGATAGAGGAAGGGATTCATGGTAACTTTTTGGATAGCATGCTGAAGTGAAGGGGTGGAGGGGAAGTTGATTGCTGTGTGTAGTGTGAGTTAGTCTCGTTCTGTTTCAGTCCTGAGATTGCATTAATTTAGGCTCCTGACAGCAGCATCTTTCAATGAGTGGTGACTTTTTCAGAGTTGCCCTTATTATATGTATCTCCCCCTCTACTAAGAGGGTATCCCTTCACAAAGCTGTAGTGTAGAAAAACTTCACATAAATTCACAATCTATACTGTCTTGCTTTCAATATTTAAGTTGCAAGTAATATAATACTACAGTTACTAATGCTTTAAAAGTTTACTGATGAAGTTTAATGCTTAACATAGCTATTAATGCCTTAACTGGGCCAGTGTGACTGTCCTATGAACAATCAAATAAACATTACTTGAGTGTTCTCAGTAATAAACAGCTGCAACTTAAGTATTTATGTTAGAAGGTGGTACTATAAACAAATGAGTATTCTGTATGttgggggaggaagaaaatgtgATCACCAGAACTATTAGAACCATTTTTTTAGttgacacttcttttttttagtatctttaaTATTGGCCTcaagaagctgaaagaaaaaaactcaggAAGTCTTGTCAGGCGTATTTTGTGAcatatttatttctgcatatacAGTGACTAAAACTGACCTAAAGTTGACTCTCAGAAAGTCTTACCTGTCCTCTTCAGTGCATTTAATTTGCCAAGGTGTTGACAGtgaatattttattcataagATACTGGCAGTGGTGTGGTTCTTGCTCACATAAAAGATGAGGCtatgttcttttgaaaaatagGTTTGCAAAGAAGTTAAAAGTaatcagtggaagaaaaattactgctgtttgaaaaaatgaaacatgTCAAAGACTTACCTGTTAGAATGCAGCAATTTCTCAGCCCTCTAAATAGGATATAATAGGAAAATTGGATTTTAGTTATTAACCCATAACCTTCCACTATAGCCTTAGGCTGATGCAAATATGAAGTTCAAACAATCACTGTAAAGGAGGTGTGGGGCATTTAATTGTATGCCCCTCTTACcaaatttaaaaggaacattgtatttaaaaatgggAGTTCTGGAGGCTTCCTAGGTTGGTGGCAATTCATAAGAATGACTTCAGTTGACTGAAGAGTCCTTGTGCTTCATTACAGCATACATCCTCTGAATTTGCCCTTTGGTCAGGGCTCTTGGTAGTAGCCTTTTAGTCACAAAAAAGCTAATCTCTAAATTGCAACTCAGAAAATACTTGTAACACTAGCAGCTGTTTTTGTAATATGACTACCACCATACCTAAACCCCAAGTGAGACCCACAACAAAGCTGTGTTGGCCCGTCTTGTAAAGCATGCCTAACACTGTACCTTTTCCAAAAATTCAAAAACCTGCAGGTTTCAGTACTGCAATGCAATTTTGGTTACCTTAGTGTAGTATGGGAGTGAATAGTTAAATCATTCATGTTGAAATGTCCATTCGCCTGCAATAATCAAAAGCTGATACCACACTGATGTGATGCTCTTATCAATGTAAGGGAAAATGGATGTTAATTCAGATTGAACTACTGAGTTACAGAACTAACTATTCATGAATAATAATATACATGTAAACTTCATGTATAATCTGAATGAGAGGTTTATCCCTGTATTTTCTGGTTACCCAGTGAGAGCATAGTTTTAATCTAGGTTTGATAGTGTTTTAACTTCATGTTCTTTACCAGTTTTGCCTCCCATGCCTTGGaaaggttgtttctttttttttttttcccctttatttgaAACTTGTGACCTTTGTTTCCTTAAGTGAAGCAATGGGCGAAagctgaacagaagaaaaactaatcTAGATTTCATTCTTAAACTAATGTATAAGTTTAAAGAGTGTAGGAGTCTTTCATACCATCCTTTACCACAATGAAAACACTTCAATTGAAATCACCACTGGCAGAGTAAAAGCCAAGTATATCCTCAAGTTCTGAAAATACAAGAGCATCCACAGCAGAGTGACTGCTGGACTGGCATCTTTACCTGGAAGGATGTTAAAAGCCTTTCCTACAAGTTACTCGAAAGTACGTAAGTACTAGAAAAATTGGGTTGACACCACAAATCACCGTAAGTCCAGGATACTACCTGTCATCTTGCACATTACTGTCATGTCACAGCACAAGACTGGAAATAAGTTTTATTCCTATGTCAGATTCATATATGTCACCACAGAATTTAAATTACAGGCCTTAAAAATGCTATTCAAGAATTTAGAAACTTGCACTTCAGCTTAATTTCAGAGTTAGATTCAAGGAGACTGGTACTGGGAAGACTAAACATGAGCAGTAAACCAACACTATGTTCTGCTTGTGGTATGCATGGAAGAATGACCCTGAAGAGCTCTATACTTATGAATAGTTATGTAAAAAAACAGTGTGTCCTATTTAGA
This Calonectris borealis chromosome 12, bCalBor7.hap1.2, whole genome shotgun sequence DNA region includes the following protein-coding sequences:
- the DNAJA2 gene encoding dnaJ homolog subfamily A member 2, producing the protein MANVADTKLYDILGVPPGASDNELKKAYRKLAKEYHPDKNPNAGDKFKEISFAYEVLSNPEKRELYDRYGEQGLREGSGGSSGMDDIFSHIFGGGLFNFMGGQSRSRNGRRRGEDMMHPLKVSLEDLYNGKTTKLQLSKNVLCSACNGQGGKAGAVQKCNACRGRGVRIMIRQLAPGMVQQMQSVCSDCNGEGEVINEKDRCKKCEGKKVIKEVKILEVHVDKGMKHGQRITFSGEADQAPGVEPGDIVLLLQEKENEVFQRDGNDLHMTHKIGLVEALCGFQFTFKHLDGRQIVVKYPPGKVIEPGCVRVVRGEGMPQYRNPFEKGDLYIKFDVQFPENNWISPEKLSELEDLLPARPEFPNVIGDAEEVDLQEFDTTRGSGGGQRREAYNDSSDEESSHHGPGVQCAHQ